Proteins from a single region of Microbacterium sp. zg-Y818:
- a CDS encoding glycosyl hydrolase 53 family protein: MRGAAAAAALVLVASGVALPAAADDGPVEAGIVVPKVEGMPADFIAGADVSSAIALEQSGVVFRDTAGAPADLFDVLADAGITDVRVRVWNDPFDAGGNGYGGGDTDVARAVEIGERATAAGLGVLVDFHYSDFWADPAKQHAPKAWEGFTAEQTADAVGEFTAEALADFVAAGVDVRMVQIGNETNGAVAGLTGWDGMAQVFSAGSAAVRSAVPDAKVVVHFTNPETAGRYAGYARELADRGVDYDVFASSYYPFWHGTLDNLTTVLRDVADTHGKQVMVAETSWAYTLEDGDGHGNVIDLPSEATAYPVSVQGQATALRDVIQAVVDVGDAGIGVFYWEPAWLPVGPPSQLERNRELWERFGSGWATSAAGEYDPDDAGQWYGGSAWDNQALFAFDGTPLESLQTFRYARTGATAPREVSSVEQPVITRQDGDDLALPDTVAVTYNDGSVEQDPVTWSDAADWIAGPGVYRVSGVTASGHATVATVTVQAVNHLRNPGFEDADLSMWQSSGALTLRASDDPRSGTRSGHFYAADAYGFTLSQTVTGLPAGDYTASGALQGDGEGSGGVTLQLSSSAGDAAEEPFALSGWRVWSEPTTSVVTIAEGETLTVTVRADLAGGAWGTLDDLVLAAAAEAGADTAALDDAVARAAAVDRAVATPQSLAGLDAALEIAEVVRGAVAPTAAQVADALALVEDALAALEPVGAVPAAVVSPVEMTIEEGAEITLPATVRRTAWNGIVDEVPVTWSDAVRWIAGPGVYTVPGAAEDAAAVALITVTERAWVLDGGFEGDGSAWTVSGTGAAIADTADAANGTRAVSFWNDAAYGFEVTQQIDGIAPGTYALSATAQGDGEAPGDVLEVTAVTASGMQAAPLALDGWQAFATATTAPFTVAEGETLTVGIRGALAAGVWGTVDDLRLVRAGERTDTSGLAADIAGARVLDPGAHTAASWEALAEAVAVADVVVAAQWPTPEAVAAARAQLAEATSLLVRRNADASTSAPAVGTLSHDNGWDNGLRDGDYTVRMNLWWGVNGSSFRLYENGALVAVQPLVYGGTAAQTAAVPITGRRDGRYVYTGEIVNASGVTATRSVTVTVTDASPGTPVLRHDNWDRDGRYTVTADMWWGTNATGYRFFADGALVAEGTLEPRTPWSQSARLEVAGAARGTHLYRVEFVNAAGTTSSRTLAVTVTR, encoded by the coding sequence ATGCGGGGCGCAGCGGCGGCCGCGGCGCTCGTGCTGGTGGCGAGCGGCGTCGCCCTTCCCGCCGCCGCCGACGACGGTCCGGTCGAAGCGGGGATCGTGGTGCCCAAGGTCGAGGGGATGCCGGCGGACTTCATCGCCGGCGCCGATGTCTCCTCGGCGATCGCGCTCGAGCAATCGGGCGTGGTCTTCCGCGACACCGCCGGTGCGCCGGCCGACCTCTTCGACGTGCTCGCCGACGCGGGCATCACCGACGTGCGCGTGCGCGTGTGGAACGACCCGTTCGATGCAGGCGGCAACGGGTACGGCGGCGGCGACACCGATGTCGCCCGCGCGGTCGAGATCGGGGAGCGCGCCACGGCGGCCGGCCTCGGTGTCCTGGTGGACTTCCACTACTCCGACTTCTGGGCCGATCCCGCCAAGCAGCACGCTCCCAAGGCGTGGGAGGGCTTCACCGCCGAGCAGACCGCCGACGCCGTCGGCGAGTTCACGGCCGAGGCGCTCGCCGACTTCGTCGCCGCGGGCGTCGACGTCCGCATGGTGCAGATCGGGAACGAAACCAACGGCGCCGTGGCGGGCCTCACCGGCTGGGACGGCATGGCGCAGGTGTTCTCCGCCGGCTCCGCCGCTGTGCGCTCCGCCGTTCCCGACGCGAAGGTGGTCGTGCACTTCACCAACCCCGAGACCGCCGGCCGCTATGCCGGCTACGCCAGGGAACTGGCCGACCGCGGCGTCGACTACGACGTGTTCGCCTCGTCGTACTACCCGTTCTGGCACGGCACGCTCGACAACCTCACCACGGTGCTGCGGGACGTCGCCGACACGCATGGCAAGCAGGTCATGGTGGCCGAGACGTCGTGGGCGTACACGCTCGAAGACGGCGACGGTCACGGCAACGTGATCGATCTGCCCTCTGAGGCGACCGCCTACCCGGTGAGCGTGCAGGGGCAGGCCACCGCCCTGCGCGACGTCATCCAGGCCGTGGTCGACGTCGGCGATGCCGGCATTGGCGTCTTCTACTGGGAGCCGGCCTGGCTGCCGGTGGGTCCGCCGTCGCAGCTCGAGCGCAACCGCGAGCTGTGGGAGAGGTTCGGCTCGGGGTGGGCCACCAGTGCCGCGGGCGAGTACGACCCCGACGACGCGGGCCAGTGGTACGGCGGCTCGGCGTGGGACAACCAGGCCCTCTTCGCCTTCGACGGCACGCCCCTGGAGTCGCTGCAGACGTTCCGCTACGCGCGCACCGGCGCCACCGCCCCGCGAGAGGTCAGCTCTGTCGAGCAGCCGGTGATCACGCGCCAGGACGGCGATGACCTCGCCCTGCCGGACACCGTCGCGGTCACCTACAACGACGGGTCCGTCGAGCAGGATCCCGTGACGTGGTCGGATGCCGCGGACTGGATCGCCGGACCCGGCGTGTACCGCGTGAGCGGCGTCACCGCGTCCGGGCACGCCACGGTGGCCACGGTCACCGTGCAGGCGGTCAATCACCTGCGCAACCCCGGGTTCGAAGACGCCGACCTGTCGATGTGGCAGAGCTCCGGGGCGCTCACGCTCCGTGCGTCCGACGATCCCCGCAGCGGCACCCGCTCGGGACACTTCTACGCGGCGGATGCCTACGGCTTCACCCTCTCGCAGACCGTCACCGGTCTGCCGGCGGGGGACTACACCGCCTCGGGCGCGCTCCAGGGCGACGGGGAGGGCAGCGGAGGCGTCACGCTGCAGCTCTCGTCTTCGGCAGGGGATGCCGCGGAGGAGCCGTTCGCCCTCTCGGGCTGGCGTGTCTGGTCCGAGCCGACGACGTCCGTCGTCACGATCGCCGAGGGCGAGACCCTCACCGTTACGGTGCGCGCCGACCTCGCAGGCGGCGCGTGGGGGACCCTCGACGACCTCGTGCTGGCCGCGGCCGCCGAAGCCGGCGCGGACACCGCCGCGCTCGATGACGCTGTGGCCCGTGCCGCGGCCGTCGACCGCGCGGTGGCCACCCCGCAGTCGCTGGCAGGGCTGGATGCCGCCCTCGAGATCGCTGAGGTCGTGCGGGGCGCCGTGGCACCGACCGCCGCGCAGGTCGCCGACGCACTGGCCCTGGTCGAAGACGCGCTCGCCGCCCTCGAGCCGGTGGGAGCAGTGCCGGCTGCCGTCGTGTCCCCGGTCGAGATGACCATCGAGGAGGGCGCGGAGATCACGCTGCCCGCCACCGTGCGTCGCACCGCCTGGAACGGCATCGTCGACGAGGTACCCGTGACGTGGTCCGACGCCGTGCGGTGGATCGCCGGGCCCGGCGTCTACACCGTGCCGGGCGCGGCGGAGGATGCCGCTGCCGTCGCCCTCATCACCGTCACCGAGCGCGCCTGGGTGCTCGACGGCGGGTTCGAGGGCGACGGGTCGGCGTGGACCGTCTCGGGGACGGGGGCCGCGATCGCCGATACCGCGGATGCCGCGAACGGCACGCGAGCGGTGAGCTTCTGGAACGACGCCGCGTACGGGTTCGAGGTGACGCAGCAGATCGACGGCATCGCGCCAGGCACCTACGCCCTCTCGGCGACCGCGCAGGGCGACGGCGAGGCACCCGGCGACGTGCTGGAAGTCACCGCCGTCACCGCGTCCGGCATGCAGGCCGCGCCGCTGGCGCTGGACGGCTGGCAGGCGTTCGCAACGGCGACGACCGCGCCGTTCACCGTGGCCGAGGGTGAGACGCTCACCGTCGGCATCCGTGGCGCGCTGGCCGCGGGCGTGTGGGGCACCGTGGACGACCTGCGCCTGGTGCGTGCGGGGGAGCGGACCGACACGTCGGGTCTTGCGGCCGACATCGCCGGCGCGCGGGTGCTCGACCCCGGCGCGCACACCGCCGCCTCGTGGGAGGCGCTGGCCGAAGCCGTCGCGGTTGCCGATGTCGTGGTGGCCGCGCAGTGGCCGACTCCCGAGGCGGTCGCCGCTGCGCGGGCGCAGCTGGCCGAGGCGACGTCGCTGCTGGTGCGCCGCAACGCCGACGCGTCGACATCCGCCCCTGCCGTCGGCACGCTGTCGCACGACAACGGGTGGGACAACGGCCTGCGCGACGGCGACTACACCGTGCGCATGAACCTGTGGTGGGGTGTCAACGGCTCGTCGTTCCGGCTGTACGAGAACGGTGCGCTCGTCGCCGTGCAGCCCCTCGTCTACGGCGGCACCGCCGCGCAGACGGCGGCAGTGCCGATCACCGGCCGCCGCGACGGCAGGTACGTCTACACGGGCGAGATTGTCAACGCCTCGGGCGTCACCGCGACGCGGTCGGTGACCGTCACGGTGACCGACGCGTCGCCGGGCACCCCGGTGCTGCGGCACGACAACTGGGATCGAGATGGGCGCTACACCGTGACCGCCGACATGTGGTGGGGGACCAACGCGACGGGCTACCGGTTCTTCGCCGACGGTGCCCTCGTGGCGGAGGGGACGCTCGAACCGCGCACACCGTGGTCGCAGAGCGCGCGGCTGGAGGTGGCGGGTGCCGCACGGGGCACGCACCTGTACCGGGTCGAATTCGTCAATGCCGCTGGCACGACCTCGAGCAGGACCCTGGCGGTGACGGTCACCCGCTGA
- a CDS encoding MarR family winged helix-turn-helix transcriptional regulator gives MAQQTDEVDRIVGAWMAQRPDLDFSPLEVLSRVDRLSRHLDRARRDAFRRSELEPWEWDVLSALRRAGEPFQLSPKQLLQQTLVSSGTMTNRIDRLVARRLVRREADPVDGRSVLVTLAGDGKTRVDAAITRLVDAEATLLASLSRSDRERLASLLRKLSLSFDA, from the coding sequence ATGGCTCAGCAGACGGACGAGGTCGACCGCATCGTCGGCGCGTGGATGGCCCAGCGCCCCGATCTCGACTTCTCCCCGCTCGAAGTGCTCTCGCGGGTCGACCGGCTCTCCCGCCACCTCGACCGGGCACGTCGCGACGCCTTCCGGCGCAGCGAGCTGGAGCCGTGGGAGTGGGACGTGCTGTCGGCACTGCGCCGGGCGGGCGAGCCGTTCCAGCTCAGCCCCAAGCAGCTGCTGCAGCAGACGCTCGTCTCGAGCGGCACGATGACCAACCGCATCGACCGCCTCGTCGCGCGCCGGCTGGTGCGTCGCGAAGCGGACCCTGTCGACGGACGCAGCGTGCTGGTGACCCTCGCCGGCGATGGAAAGACGCGCGTGGATGCCGCGATCACGCGGCTCGTCGACGCTGAGGCGACCCTGCTGGCGTCGCTGTCGCGCAGTGACCGAGAGCGGCTGGCATCCCTGCTGCGCAAGCTGAGCCTCAGCTTCGACGCCTGA
- a CDS encoding pseudouridine synthase, whose product MPVSPRPVRDGVGATRLRVPTTGPWATIADYVLERFEHIDRQVLHDRIDRGDVVDAQGVAVRRDTPLGATEFIWYHREPPAVERTVPFDEEILHIDDDLVVIDKPHFLPTTPGGRFLNHTALVRMRRRLDNPDLVPIHRLDRATAGVLMFSARPATRGAYQSMFERREVQKVYEAVSALPPGGLPAFPLVHRSHIEKFRDNLCVQTRPDREPNAETLIELVGTGTSTGGHAGLEVVHTRLRPRTGRMHQLRVHLAQLGLGILGDRYYPELLPETPQDDPDRPMQLLATHLRFTDPLTGRPRAFTTRRRLADAPPRG is encoded by the coding sequence ATGCCCGTCTCCCCTCGTCCCGTGCGTGACGGCGTCGGTGCGACCCGTCTGCGTGTGCCCACCACGGGCCCGTGGGCGACGATCGCCGACTACGTGCTGGAACGGTTCGAGCACATCGACAGGCAGGTGCTGCACGACCGCATCGACCGCGGCGACGTCGTCGACGCGCAGGGCGTGGCGGTGCGCCGGGACACTCCGCTCGGGGCGACGGAGTTCATCTGGTACCACCGTGAGCCGCCGGCGGTCGAGCGCACCGTGCCGTTCGACGAGGAGATCCTGCACATCGACGACGACCTCGTCGTGATCGACAAGCCGCACTTCCTTCCCACGACACCCGGCGGGCGCTTCTTGAACCACACCGCTCTGGTACGCATGCGGCGGCGGCTGGACAACCCCGACCTCGTGCCCATCCACCGGCTGGACCGCGCCACCGCGGGGGTGCTGATGTTCTCGGCCCGCCCCGCCACCCGTGGCGCCTACCAGTCGATGTTCGAGCGCCGCGAGGTGCAGAAGGTCTACGAGGCGGTCTCGGCCCTCCCCCCGGGCGGGCTGCCGGCCTTTCCGCTGGTCCACCGCAGCCACATCGAGAAGTTCCGAGACAACCTCTGTGTGCAGACCCGCCCCGACCGCGAACCGAACGCGGAGACGCTCATCGAACTCGTGGGCACGGGAACGAGCACCGGCGGCCACGCCGGACTCGAGGTCGTCCACACCCGGCTGCGCCCGCGCACCGGGCGCATGCACCAGCTGCGCGTGCACCTGGCACAGCTCGGTCTCGGCATCCTCGGCGATCGCTACTACCCGGAGCTCCTCCCCGAGACGCCGCAGGACGACCCCGACCGCCCGATGCAGCTGCTGGCGACCCACCTGCGGTTCACCGACCCGCTGACCGGACGGCCGCGGGCCTTCACCACCCGTCGCCGGCTCGCCGACGCCCCGCCGCGGGGCTGA